The proteins below come from a single Streptococcus porcinus genomic window:
- a CDS encoding putative DNA-binding protein, which yields MEIEKTNRMNALFEFYAALLTDKQMNYIELYYADDYSLAEIAEEFGVSRQAVYDNIKRTEKILETYEMKLHMYSDYIVRNEIFDEILTKYPTDSYLQEKISILTSIDNRD from the coding sequence ATGGAAATTGAAAAAACAAATCGAATGAATGCCCTTTTTGAATTTTATGCTGCGCTATTAACCGATAAGCAAATGAACTATATTGAACTTTATTATGCTGATGACTATAGTCTAGCTGAAATTGCAGAAGAGTTTGGGGTTAGTCGCCAGGCGGTTTATGACAATATTAAGCGAACAGAAAAGATCTTGGAAACCTATGAAATGAAGCTACATATGTATTCAGACTATATTGTTCGTAATGAAATTTTTGATGAGATATTAACAAAGTATCCTACTGATAGTTATTTACAAGAGAAAATTTCCATATTAACAAGCATCGATAATAGAGATTAA
- a CDS encoding GntR family transcriptional regulator — protein sequence MLPAYIKIHDAIKKDIDDQVWAIGDRLPSERDLAEHFEVSRMTLRQAITLLVEEGILERRIGSGTYVSSQRVQEKMRGTTSFTEIVNSQGKKPSSKLLTYQKQLASDTEIKELQLEATDYVIRMERIRYADNIPLVYEVASIPEKFIKDVKREDITEHFFKTLISNGYEIGKSRQTIYAKTASERIASYLAVSRGHAILALTQVSYFTNGNPFEYVRSQYVGDRFEFYLENN from the coding sequence ATGTTACCAGCATATATCAAGATTCATGATGCCATCAAAAAAGACATTGACGACCAGGTCTGGGCAATTGGTGATCGTCTTCCCAGTGAGCGTGACCTAGCTGAACATTTTGAGGTTAGTCGGATGACTCTTAGACAAGCTATTACCTTATTGGTTGAAGAAGGTATTTTGGAAAGACGTATTGGTAGTGGTACTTATGTTTCCAGTCAAAGAGTCCAAGAAAAAATGAGAGGGACAACTTCCTTTACCGAGATTGTTAATTCTCAAGGTAAAAAACCTTCTTCAAAACTATTGACTTACCAAAAGCAACTAGCGTCAGATACGGAAATCAAAGAGCTTCAGTTAGAAGCAACGGATTATGTTATTCGGATGGAGCGGATTCGTTATGCTGACAATATTCCCTTGGTCTACGAAGTGGCATCTATTCCCGAAAAATTTATTAAAGATGTCAAACGTGAGGATATTACTGAACATTTCTTTAAGACCCTGATATCTAATGGTTATGAAATCGGCAAAAGCCGCCAAACTATTTATGCAAAAACGGCTAGTGAGCGGATTGCTAGTTATTTAGCGGTAAGTCGGGGACATGCCATACTGGCCTTAACCCAAGTATCCTATTTTACTAATGGAAATCCATTTGAATACGTGCGTAGCCAATACGTTGGTGATCGCTTTGAATTCTATCTGGAAAACAATTGA
- the guaA gene encoding glutamine-hydrolyzing GMP synthase encodes MTEISILKDLQKIIVLDYGSQYNQLIARRIREFGVFSELKSHKISAQELREINPIGIVLSGGPNSVYAENSFGIDPEIFELGIPILGICYGMQLITHKLGGKVLPAGQAGHREYGQSTLNLRKESKLFADTPEEQLVLMSHGDAVTEIPDGFHLVGDSVDCPYAAIENTEKNIYGIQFHPEVRHSVYGNDILKNFAIFICGARGDWSMDNFIEMEIEKIRETVGDKKVLLGLSGGVDSSVVGVLLQKAIGDQLTCIFVDHGLLRKDEGDQVMGMLGGKFGLNIIRVDAKDRFLDLLANVDDPEKKRKIIGNEFVYVFDDEASKLKGVDFLAQGTLYTDIIESGTETAQTIKSHHNVGGLPEDMQFQLIEPLNTLFKDEVRELGIALGMPENIVWRQPFPGPGLAIRVMGAITEEKLETVRESDAILREEIAKAGLDRDVWQYFTVNTGVRSVGVMGDGRTYDYTIAIRAITSIDGMTADFAQLPWEVLKKISTRIVNEVDHVNRIVYDITSKPPATVEWE; translated from the coding sequence ATGACTGAAATTTCAATTTTGAAAGATCTTCAAAAAATCATCGTTCTTGATTATGGTAGTCAATATAATCAGTTAATAGCTAGACGCATCAGAGAGTTTGGTGTTTTTTCTGAACTAAAGAGCCATAAGATTAGTGCTCAAGAACTTCGTGAGATTAACCCTATCGGTATTGTCCTATCAGGTGGTCCTAATTCTGTTTATGCAGAAAATTCTTTTGGTATTGATCCAGAAATCTTTGAATTAGGTATCCCGATTCTAGGAATCTGTTATGGTATGCAACTCATTACTCATAAACTTGGTGGAAAAGTTCTTCCCGCAGGACAAGCTGGTCATCGTGAATACGGTCAGTCCACCTTAAATCTTCGGAAAGAATCTAAATTGTTTGCAGATACTCCTGAAGAACAGCTAGTTCTCATGAGTCATGGTGATGCTGTCACAGAAATTCCTGATGGATTTCACTTAGTAGGTGATTCTGTGGATTGCCCTTATGCTGCTATTGAAAATACAGAAAAAAATATCTATGGAATTCAATTTCACCCAGAAGTAAGACACTCTGTTTATGGTAACGATATCCTTAAAAACTTCGCTATCTTCATTTGTGGTGCTCGTGGTGACTGGTCAATGGATAACTTCATTGAAATGGAGATTGAAAAAATTAGAGAAACTGTTGGGGATAAAAAAGTCTTATTAGGTCTTTCTGGCGGTGTTGATTCTTCTGTAGTTGGTGTGCTTTTACAAAAAGCTATTGGCGATCAATTAACCTGTATCTTCGTTGATCATGGCCTTCTTCGTAAAGATGAAGGTGATCAAGTTATGGGGATGCTTGGTGGTAAATTTGGTTTAAATATTATCCGCGTTGATGCTAAAGATAGATTCTTAGATTTGTTAGCTAATGTGGATGATCCCGAGAAAAAACGGAAAATCATTGGAAATGAATTTGTCTACGTCTTTGACGATGAAGCAAGTAAGCTTAAAGGGGTAGATTTTCTTGCTCAAGGTACCCTCTACACTGATATCATTGAATCTGGGACAGAAACTGCTCAAACTATTAAATCCCACCATAATGTCGGAGGTCTTCCAGAAGATATGCAGTTCCAATTGATTGAACCCCTCAATACTTTGTTCAAAGATGAGGTGCGTGAGCTTGGAATTGCACTTGGGATGCCTGAAAATATCGTCTGGCGGCAACCATTTCCTGGACCCGGTTTAGCTATTCGTGTTATGGGAGCTATCACGGAAGAAAAACTGGAAACAGTCCGTGAATCAGATGCAATCCTTCGTGAAGAAATTGCTAAAGCTGGTCTTGATCGCGATGTATGGCAATATTTCACTGTGAATACAGGTGTGCGTTCCGTTGGAGTTATGGGAGATGGCCGTACCTATGACTACACTATTGCTATTCGTGCTATCACTTCAATTGATGGTATGACGGCGGATTTTGCCCAACTTCCATGGGAAGTCCTAAAGAAAATCTCAACTCGCATTGTCAATGAAGTTGATCACGTCAATCGTATTGTGTACGATATTACAAGCAAGCCACCTGCAACAGTCGAGTGGGAATAG
- a CDS encoding cation:proton antiporter — protein MQELFQITIILIASFLAIEVSKKLSIPAVVGQLLVGIIIGPSLLNLVHQGEIIHFLSELGVILLMFLAGLEADLGLLKRYLKPSLAVAISGVLIPVGIFFLVTKIMGYEMETSIFYGIVFAATSVSITVEVLQEYKKVQTKTGAVILGAAVADDIIAVLLLSFFVSSMKGTGSSNHLIWQMLGQAFFLLFLMVLVKYIVPAIYRLTFKVSFFEKDSFLALLICFSMALLATSVGMSAVIGSFFAGLAIGQTHKGEEIMHDISELSYMFFIPIFFASIALPLNLDGILSNLGVILLFTVLAVLTKLLPGYLVARGFQFSKMDSLTVGGGMVSRGEMALIIVQIGLAEKLISNQIYSILVIVVILSTIIAPFILKRSFK, from the coding sequence ATGCAAGAATTATTTCAAATTACCATTATATTAATTGCCAGTTTTTTGGCTATTGAAGTATCAAAGAAGCTATCAATACCAGCTGTTGTGGGACAGTTATTAGTCGGAATTATCATAGGACCCAGTCTCTTAAACTTAGTCCATCAAGGAGAGATTATTCATTTTCTGTCAGAATTAGGGGTCATCTTACTTATGTTCTTAGCTGGACTTGAAGCTGATTTGGGCTTACTAAAAAGGTATTTAAAACCAAGTTTAGCTGTTGCTATTTCTGGTGTTCTCATTCCCGTAGGAATATTCTTTTTGGTCACCAAAATCATGGGATACGAAATGGAAACCTCTATTTTCTACGGTATCGTCTTCGCAGCTACCAGCGTTTCTATCACAGTTGAGGTACTTCAAGAGTATAAAAAAGTTCAAACCAAAACGGGTGCAGTCATTCTGGGTGCAGCTGTGGCTGATGATATTATTGCTGTTCTTCTCTTAAGTTTCTTTGTTTCAAGCATGAAGGGTACTGGTTCTAGTAACCATTTAATCTGGCAAATGCTCGGACAAGCCTTTTTCTTACTATTTTTAATGGTTTTAGTTAAGTACATTGTTCCAGCTATTTACCGTTTAACATTTAAAGTAAGTTTCTTTGAAAAAGACAGCTTTCTGGCTCTTTTAATTTGTTTTAGTATGGCACTACTAGCAACAAGCGTCGGAATGAGTGCTGTTATTGGCTCCTTCTTTGCTGGCTTAGCCATTGGTCAAACTCATAAAGGTGAAGAAATTATGCATGATATCTCCGAACTTTCTTATATGTTCTTTATCCCTATTTTCTTCGCTTCAATAGCACTTCCATTAAATCTAGATGGTATTCTTTCAAATCTTGGAGTTATCTTACTTTTCACTGTTTTAGCAGTTCTTACAAAACTATTGCCAGGTTATTTAGTCGCACGTGGCTTTCAATTTTCTAAAATGGACTCTTTGACAGTTGGTGGCGGAATGGTCAGCCGAGGGGAGATGGCTCTGATTATCGTTCAAATTGGTTTGGCTGAAAAATTAATATCTAATCAAATTTACTCTATCTTGGTTATAGTTGTTATTTTATCTACCATTATTGCACCATTTATTTTAAAAAGATCATTTAAGTAA
- a CDS encoding peptide MFS transporter — protein MNSNDTKSFFGHPRGLSTLFFTEMWERFSYYGMRAILLYYMYYSVSQGGLGFDKVTAASIMAIYGSLVYLSSIIGGYISDRILGSRKSVLYGGILIMLGHIALATPFGKTALFVSIALIILGTGFLKPNVSEMVGGLYGEKDLRRDAGFSIFVFGINLGAFIAPAIVGYLGQEINFHLGFSLAAIGMFFGLLQYVRDGKKYLSKDSLHPTDPLSDAEKKELKKKFLIGSILVVLLIVILKLLNLLTINSIINIFTFIAIVIPIYYFFKILSSKKISDTERSRVWAYIPLFIASILFWSIEEQGSVVLALFADDQTRLSFNLFGQHINFPSSYFQSINPLFIMLYVPFFAWIWAKLGSKQPSSPKKFAYGLIAAGLSFVWMMFPGMLFGVHAKVSPMWLIVSWAIVIVGEMLISPIGLSVTTKLAPKAFQAQMMSIWFLSNASAQAINAQIVKFYTPGNEVAYYGIVGTITIVFGLLLFFYVPRIDKLMAGVK, from the coding sequence ATGAATTCAAATGATACAAAATCATTCTTTGGACATCCTCGTGGTTTGTCCACTCTCTTTTTTACAGAAATGTGGGAAAGATTTTCATACTATGGTATGCGTGCTATTTTACTTTATTACATGTATTATAGTGTCAGTCAAGGCGGTTTAGGATTTGACAAAGTAACCGCTGCTTCTATTATGGCTATTTATGGTTCCCTAGTCTATTTGTCATCGATTATTGGCGGGTATATTAGTGATAGAATCCTCGGAAGTCGTAAATCAGTCCTTTATGGTGGAATTCTTATCATGTTAGGACATATTGCATTGGCAACACCATTTGGGAAAACAGCTCTTTTTGTTTCAATTGCTTTAATCATTTTAGGGACTGGCTTTTTAAAACCCAATGTCTCAGAAATGGTTGGAGGTCTCTATGGTGAGAAAGATTTACGTCGTGATGCAGGGTTCAGTATTTTTGTTTTTGGAATTAATCTGGGTGCTTTTATTGCACCTGCTATTGTCGGTTATCTTGGTCAGGAAATAAATTTTCACCTAGGATTTTCTCTAGCAGCTATTGGGATGTTCTTTGGTTTACTACAATATGTTCGAGATGGTAAAAAATACCTTTCAAAAGATAGTTTACACCCAACGGATCCACTATCAGATGCTGAGAAAAAAGAGTTAAAGAAAAAATTCTTAATTGGTAGTATTCTAGTCGTCTTGTTAATAGTTATTCTTAAATTACTAAACCTTTTAACTATTAATAGTATTATTAATATCTTTACCTTTATTGCCATTGTTATTCCCATCTACTACTTCTTTAAGATTTTAAGTAGTAAGAAAATTTCAGATACTGAGCGGTCGCGAGTTTGGGCCTATATCCCACTCTTCATTGCCTCAATTCTATTCTGGTCAATTGAAGAACAAGGTTCTGTGGTCTTAGCTCTTTTCGCAGATGATCAAACACGTCTTTCTTTTAACCTATTTGGCCAACATATTAATTTCCCATCATCATATTTTCAAAGTATTAATCCCTTATTTATCATGCTTTATGTTCCTTTCTTTGCATGGATTTGGGCAAAATTAGGAAGTAAACAACCATCGTCACCCAAGAAATTTGCCTACGGATTAATTGCAGCTGGTCTATCCTTTGTTTGGATGATGTTCCCAGGTATGTTATTTGGGGTTCATGCTAAGGTTAGTCCTATGTGGCTAATTGTTAGTTGGGCTATCGTAATTGTTGGTGAAATGCTTATTTCTCCAATTGGCTTATCAGTCACAACTAAATTGGCTCCAAAAGCTTTCCAAGCACAAATGATGTCAATTTGGTTCTTGAGTAACGCATCAGCTCAAGCTATTAACGCACAAATTGTGAAGTTTTATACTCCAGGAAATGAAGTGGCCTATTATGGTATTGTAGGTACTATAACCATCGTCTTTGGTCTCCTCTTATTCTTCTATGTACCGCGTATCGACAAATTGATGGCTGGTGTAAAATAA
- a CDS encoding DUF554 domain-containing protein — MTYFTGFGTIIDTISILLAGIFGVLFGKYLNERHQSGLTMASGVSVLFIGISGAMPGMLKFANNSMTNEHAMLVVSCLCLGSLLGEFLNIEAFFDKFGNWLKTKTGSNKDPDFVNGFVTATLTVSIGAMAIIGPIQDGISNNPSILLTKSVLDFVIIIVLTTTLGKGAVFSAIPVFFLQGLITILAKIVQPFMTSAALTNISLVGSILIFCVGLNIIWGKTMRVANMLPALLLAAIIAYL; from the coding sequence ATGACCTATTTCACTGGTTTTGGAACCATAATCGATACCATTTCTATTCTTTTAGCAGGGATTTTTGGAGTACTTTTTGGTAAATATTTGAATGAAAGACATCAAAGCGGTTTAACGATGGCTTCAGGTGTTAGTGTATTATTTATTGGTATTTCTGGAGCTATGCCTGGCATGCTAAAGTTTGCTAATAATAGTATGACTAATGAACATGCAATGCTTGTTGTTAGTTGCTTATGTTTAGGAAGTCTACTTGGTGAATTTCTAAATATTGAAGCCTTTTTTGATAAGTTTGGCAACTGGTTGAAAACTAAGACAGGTAGTAATAAAGATCCTGACTTTGTTAATGGTTTCGTGACTGCTACGTTAACAGTGAGTATTGGTGCTATGGCTATTATTGGTCCTATTCAAGATGGCATTTCCAATAATCCAAGTATCTTATTGACTAAAAGTGTTTTAGATTTCGTTATTATCATCGTCTTAACGACAACTTTAGGAAAGGGTGCAGTTTTTTCAGCTATTCCGGTATTTTTCTTACAAGGTTTAATCACCATTTTAGCAAAGATAGTACAACCTTTCATGACTTCTGCAGCCTTAACAAATATTTCTTTAGTTGGTTCTATCCTTATCTTTTGCGTCGGACTGAATATTATTTGGGGTAAAACAATGCGTGTAGCTAACATGTTGCCTGCACTGCTTTTGGCAGCTATAATAGCCTATCTTTAA
- a CDS encoding DUF1002 domain-containing protein: MTIKKKILLAGFALASSFMVSTAFAASNDVQGVIDEAYVQPDYVLGYSLDQAQKDQTLSLLNYNSGKDTKLKTLTTTSYAKIMNTADDSSIQLYSSVKIEKLGSNDILKVAIVTPENITKVTQDMYRNAAVTLGIEHANITIASPIRVTGESALAGIYYSLEENGAKVPQENKNLAQQELSTLSGINAENSGKNGYDSDKLNVALTDIKAAVAKGGSSLSKEEIQKIVDETLKNYGLKNAMTSEQINLIVNFAVNLSNSGIISNSHFTATLNSLKDSIVSKSGSTFKNINLNFDSAKAVETGKGIWQQIIEFFKSLIG; encoded by the coding sequence ATGACTATTAAGAAAAAAATTTTATTGGCTGGCTTCGCATTGGCGAGTAGCTTTATGGTTTCGACGGCCTTTGCTGCTAGTAATGATGTTCAAGGCGTTATTGATGAAGCCTATGTTCAGCCTGATTACGTCCTTGGTTACTCACTAGATCAAGCACAAAAAGATCAAACCTTATCATTGTTAAACTATAATAGTGGTAAAGACACGAAACTGAAAACACTGACGACAACTTCATATGCTAAAATTATGAATACTGCAGATGATTCGAGTATTCAACTGTATTCATCAGTTAAAATTGAAAAGTTAGGTTCCAACGATATTCTAAAGGTAGCCATTGTTACCCCTGAAAACATTACCAAGGTAACTCAAGATATGTATCGTAATGCAGCTGTTACCTTAGGAATTGAACATGCAAATATCACTATCGCCTCACCAATCAGAGTAACGGGCGAGTCTGCATTAGCAGGCATCTATTATTCTCTTGAGGAAAATGGAGCAAAGGTCCCGCAAGAAAATAAAAATTTAGCCCAGCAAGAACTTTCGACTTTATCTGGTATCAATGCTGAAAATTCTGGTAAAAATGGCTATGATTCTGATAAGTTAAATGTTGCTTTAACGGATATTAAAGCAGCAGTAGCTAAAGGTGGAAGTAGTTTATCTAAGGAAGAGATTCAAAAAATTGTTGATGAAACATTAAAGAATTATGGTCTTAAAAATGCCATGACCTCTGAACAAATTAACTTGATTGTTAACTTTGCAGTTAATCTTTCTAACAGTGGCATCATTAGTAACTCTCACTTTACTGCTACTTTAAATTCATTGAAGGATTCCATTGTTTCTAAATCTGGATCAACTTTTAAAAATATAAACCTTAATTTTGACTCTGCAAAAGCAGTTGAAACTGGTAAGGGAATCTGGCAGCAAATCATTGAATTCTTTAAATCCTTAATCGGATAG
- a CDS encoding VOC family protein, giving the protein MKLSAIHHVAIIVSDYDKSKDFYVNQLGFEIIRENHRSERHDYKLDLKCGDIELEIFGNSISDPAYQAPPKRIGQPEYNREACGLRHLAFRVKNIENYIKELKAKNIRVEPLRYDDYTGEKMTFFFDPDGLPLELHE; this is encoded by the coding sequence ATGAAACTTTCTGCAATTCATCATGTCGCGATTATTGTCTCTGATTATGACAAATCAAAAGATTTTTATGTTAATCAATTAGGCTTTGAAATCATTCGTGAAAATCATCGATCAGAGCGGCATGATTATAAACTTGATCTTAAGTGTGGAGATATTGAATTAGAAATCTTTGGTAACTCAATCTCCGATCCCGCTTATCAAGCTCCTCCAAAGCGGATTGGTCAACCAGAATATAATCGCGAAGCCTGTGGCTTACGCCATTTAGCTTTTCGAGTTAAAAACATTGAAAATTATATTAAGGAATTAAAAGCAAAAAATATTAGAGTTGAGCCACTAAGGTATGATGATTATACTGGTGAGAAAATGACTTTTTTCTTTGATCCAGACGGCCTCCCCTTAGAGCTTCATGAGTAA